The Methanobacterium lacus genome includes a region encoding these proteins:
- a CDS encoding thiolase domain-containing protein translates to MRDVAIIGVSQTKFGELWEVSFRDMITEAGMKAIGDAGIEGDELEAMYVGNMSAGLFVEQEHIASLIADHAGLTPIPSARVEAACASGGLALRNGIMAVASGYHDIVISAGVEKMTDVVDPTPAIATASDQEWEAQQGVTFPSLYAMMAKRHMHEYGTTREQLAMVSVLNHKHGAKNPLAQYPMEISVDSVLNSSIVADPLRLLDCSPVSDGAAAVILCPAEDARKYTDTPVYVKASTQASGTIALHDRKDITTIDSTVNASRKAYEISGYTPKDIGGVEVHDCFSINGLLAIEDLGFVEKGQGGPAIEDGMTELDGEIPVNPSGGLKARGHPLGATGIAQAAEIVWQLRGEAGKRQIEGIEVGMTHNIGGTGGTAAVHILSR, encoded by the coding sequence TTGAGAGATGTTGCAATTATAGGAGTCTCACAGACCAAATTCGGCGAGCTTTGGGAAGTATCATTCAGAGACATGATAACAGAAGCTGGAATGAAGGCTATTGGAGATGCGGGCATCGAAGGAGACGAACTTGAAGCCATGTACGTTGGAAACATGAGTGCAGGTTTGTTCGTTGAACAGGAACACATAGCATCTTTGATAGCAGATCATGCAGGACTTACACCCATACCATCAGCCAGAGTTGAAGCAGCATGTGCATCCGGAGGATTAGCACTTAGAAATGGTATAATGGCTGTTGCTTCAGGATACCATGACATAGTTATCTCTGCAGGGGTTGAGAAAATGACAGATGTTGTTGACCCAACACCCGCAATAGCAACTGCTTCCGACCAGGAATGGGAAGCACAGCAGGGAGTAACCTTCCCTTCACTCTATGCAATGATGGCTAAGCGTCACATGCACGAGTACGGTACAACTAGGGAACAACTTGCAATGGTATCTGTACTGAACCACAAACACGGTGCAAAAAACCCACTTGCACAGTACCCAATGGAAATATCCGTTGACTCTGTGTTAAACTCAAGCATTGTTGCAGATCCATTGAGGTTACTCGACTGTTCACCTGTATCAGATGGTGCAGCAGCAGTGATCCTTTGCCCAGCAGAAGATGCAAGGAAGTACACAGACACACCAGTCTATGTCAAAGCATCCACACAGGCATCTGGAACCATAGCACTTCACGACAGAAAGGACATAACAACCATTGATTCAACTGTCAACGCATCAAGAAAAGCCTACGAAATTTCAGGCTACACACCAAAGGACATAGGTGGAGTGGAAGTTCACGACTGTTTCAGTATAAACGGACTTCTCGCAATAGAAGACCTTGGATTTGTTGAAAAAGGTCAGGGAGGACCTGCAATCGAGGATGGTATGACTGAACTCGACGGTGAAATACCAGTAAACCCATCTGGAGGACTTAAAGCCAGAGGACATCCATTAGGTGCCACAGGGATAGCCCAGGCAGCAGAAATTGTATGGCAACTCAGGGGAGAAGCAGGTAAAAGACAGATTGAAGGTATTGAAGTGGGTATGACCCACAACATAGGTGGAACAGGCGGTACTGCAGCAGTACATATCCTGTCACGTTAA
- a CDS encoding hydroxymethylglutaryl-CoA synthase: protein MAGIVGYGVYIPSYRIKVEEIAKVWGDDPKAISRGLVVQEKSVPGPDEDTATISVEAARNALKRAKIDPQKIGAVYVGSESHPYAVKPTATIVSEAVEAAPELTAADLEFACKAGTAGMQICMGLVDSGMVEYGLAVGSDTAQGAPGDALEYTASAGGAAYVIGTENTLADFEGTYSFTTDTPDFYRREGKPYPKHGGRFTGEPAYFKHVLSGAKGLFDKMGTEASDYDHVIFHQPNGKFYIRVAKKLGFNEEQYKTGLLTPVIGNTYSGATPLGLAAVLDIAKPGDRIMAVSYGSGAGSDAFSITVNDRLEEVKEEAPFVTDMVSNKSYVDYAVYAKYKAKLKMAWTE, encoded by the coding sequence ATGGCAGGAATTGTAGGATATGGAGTGTACATACCTTCATACAGAATAAAAGTAGAGGAAATAGCAAAGGTCTGGGGAGATGATCCCAAGGCAATTTCAAGAGGTCTAGTTGTCCAAGAAAAATCTGTTCCAGGACCAGACGAAGACACAGCAACAATATCAGTTGAAGCTGCTAGAAACGCTCTTAAAAGGGCAAAAATAGATCCACAAAAAATAGGTGCAGTTTACGTTGGCTCAGAATCCCATCCATACGCTGTTAAACCAACTGCAACAATAGTGTCCGAAGCTGTGGAAGCAGCACCAGAATTAACAGCAGCAGATCTTGAATTTGCATGTAAAGCAGGTACTGCAGGTATGCAAATTTGTATGGGTCTTGTTGATTCAGGAATGGTAGAATACGGACTGGCAGTAGGTTCAGACACTGCACAAGGAGCACCTGGCGATGCACTTGAATATACAGCATCAGCAGGCGGAGCCGCATACGTTATAGGAACTGAAAACACCCTTGCAGATTTCGAGGGTACCTACAGCTTCACAACAGACACACCAGATTTCTACAGGCGTGAGGGTAAACCATACCCAAAACACGGTGGAAGATTTACAGGTGAACCAGCCTACTTTAAACACGTACTTTCAGGAGCAAAGGGACTTTTCGATAAGATGGGTACCGAAGCATCAGACTACGACCATGTTATATTCCACCAGCCTAACGGTAAATTCTACATAAGGGTCGCTAAGAAGTTGGGCTTCAACGAAGAACAGTACAAAACAGGACTTTTAACACCTGTTATAGGTAACACCTACTCCGGTGCAACACCACTGGGACTCGCAGCAGTTCTCGACATAGCAAAACCTGGAGACAGAATCATGGCAGTTTCCTATGGATCAGGTGCAGGAAGTGATGCCTTCAGCATAACAGTCAACGACAGACTGGAAGAGGTTAAGGAAGAAGCACCATTTGTAACAGACATGGTTTCAAACAAGAGCTACGTGGACTACGCAGTTTACGCCAAGTACAAAGCCAAACTCAAAATGGCATGGACAGAATAA
- a CDS encoding 5-formyltetrahydrofolate cyclo-ligase, with product MDQNKEELRNMVYTRLIENHISTPHYIGRIPDFKGSEKAADNLRSTMEWKISEIMFSSPDTAQRRVRENALKDGKILIMVTPKIENGYLKLEAQDLKGREREASTIEGAFKYGKKIEQLPRVDLVVEGSVAVDKNGRRLGKGGGYGDREIEYLKRTGSITPNTPIVSTVHDLQIVETVPTEKHDQKINMIVTPEKILKLN from the coding sequence ATGGATCAAAACAAAGAGGAACTAAGGAATATGGTGTACACCAGGCTTATAGAAAACCATATAAGCACCCCACACTACATTGGAAGAATACCAGACTTCAAGGGTTCTGAAAAAGCCGCAGACAACCTGAGATCCACAATGGAATGGAAGATAAGCGAAATAATGTTTAGCAGTCCAGACACGGCCCAGAGAAGGGTTCGTGAAAATGCACTCAAAGATGGAAAGATCCTCATCATGGTAACACCAAAAATAGAAAATGGATACCTGAAACTCGAAGCTCAAGATCTAAAGGGACGAGAACGAGAAGCGTCAACAATTGAAGGAGCTTTCAAATACGGCAAAAAAATAGAACAGCTCCCTAGAGTAGACCTGGTTGTAGAAGGATCGGTTGCAGTTGACAAAAATGGTAGAAGACTCGGAAAGGGAGGGGGTTACGGTGACAGGGAAATCGAATATCTCAAAAGAACAGGATCTATAACCCCAAACACACCCATAGTAAGCACAGTTCACGATCTCCAAATAGTTGAAACTGTACCAACAGAAAAGCACGACCAGAAAATAAATATGATCGTGACACCAGAAAAAATTCTAAAGCTTAATTAG
- a CDS encoding dihydrofolate reductase family protein: MNYVYIAISLDGFIARPDGGLDWLENLDDPEDDYGFSDFIDKIDALVMGRKTFESVLKFDEWPFTKPVFVLSTTIQTVPNKLRGKVEVLNGHPKKIVEELNSKEFNNLYIDGGQTIQRFLKEDLIHEMIITTASVILGEGIPLFNGISGDIKFKCERVEVLNPYLVKHYYERDK, translated from the coding sequence ATGAACTACGTGTACATTGCAATCAGTTTAGATGGTTTCATAGCAAGGCCAGACGGAGGTCTGGATTGGCTTGAAAATCTGGATGACCCCGAAGACGATTATGGTTTTTCAGATTTTATAGATAAAATTGATGCACTAGTCATGGGCAGAAAAACTTTTGAATCAGTGTTAAAATTTGATGAATGGCCCTTCACAAAACCCGTTTTTGTATTGAGCACCACCATACAAACCGTACCAAATAAACTCCGTGGAAAGGTTGAAGTACTAAATGGACATCCCAAAAAAATTGTAGAAGAGCTAAATTCAAAGGAATTTAACAATCTCTACATAGACGGGGGACAAACCATCCAAAGATTTCTCAAGGAAGATCTAATCCATGAGATGATCATCACAACAGCATCCGTTATCCTTGGTGAGGGAATACCACTCTTCAATGGAATTTCTGGAGATATTAAATTTAAATGCGAAAGAGTTGAAGTTTTAAATCCATATCTCGTGAAGCACTACTACGAGAGGGATAAATAA
- a CDS encoding methylated-DNA--[protein]-cysteine S-methyltransferase, producing the protein MVKKDRTEREKEIYSTYYSSPIGSLMIASDGDNIIGLWMEGQKYFANTLTETITEKDDLEIFDTANKWLDKYFACENPPISDLPLAPRGGEFRKVVWKILREIPYGEVITYGEIAKKVAIQMNKENMSSQAVGGAVGHNPIAIIVPCHRVVGTNGSLTGYAGGIDKKVKLLEHEEVDMSGLFIPAKSTAP; encoded by the coding sequence ATGGTGAAAAAAGATAGAACTGAAAGGGAAAAGGAGATTTACTCAACATATTACTCATCACCAATTGGCTCATTAATGATAGCAAGTGATGGTGATAATATCATTGGTTTATGGATGGAAGGCCAAAAATATTTTGCAAATACCTTGACAGAAACAATAACAGAAAAAGATGATTTAGAAATATTTGATACAGCGAATAAATGGTTAGATAAATATTTTGCTTGTGAAAATCCTCCTATTTCTGATTTACCTTTAGCTCCCAGAGGTGGAGAATTTCGAAAGGTTGTGTGGAAAATTTTACGTGAAATTCCATATGGTGAGGTCATTACCTATGGTGAAATTGCTAAGAAGGTTGCAATTCAGATGAACAAAGAAAATATGTCCAGTCAAGCAGTTGGCGGAGCTGTAGGTCATAATCCGATTGCTATTATCGTTCCTTGTCATCGTGTTGTGGGTACAAATGGTAGTTTAACAGGTTATGCCGGAGGTATTGATAAAAAAGTTAAACTTCTTGAGCATGAAGAGGTAGATATGTCAGGATTGTTTATCCCTGCTAAGAGTACAGCTCCTTGA
- a CDS encoding NCS2 family permease: MYQRAYERKEKFKNSFRSYVDNYFGITKYNSSVKTEILAGLTTFMTMAYIIIVNPLILSTAEMDYKAVFVATCLSAATATLFMGLIAKKPFGMATGLGLNSVVAFGLILTLNIPWQIAMGLIFIEGFLVFILVLTNLRELVMHAIPQSLKMSIGVGIGMFISFIGFKLAHIVTASPENLIKFGDVTNPVFIIAALGVSIIMVMMALKIKGSILYGIIITALIAVGACVVADYFHVAFNLFGNPNLPSSIAPLASGMSNLPQTFDGTLLELPNAQSLSTIGHLDIWGALSLSFVPIVFALMMVDFFDSLGTVMAVGTQAGLVDKKGKLLDIKKVLAVDAMGAMIGGFMGSSSNTAYVESSAGVREGGRTGLTSVVIACLFLVGMLFVPLAYYIPAAATAPALIIVGFFMITMIQKIEWDNFEEALPAFLTITGMTFTFSISKGIGFGFISYCIIKLALGKWREVHPLMWVVSVIFLIYFIFVSNMI, encoded by the coding sequence ATGTACCAGCGTGCTTATGAGAGAAAGGAAAAATTTAAAAATTCATTTAGATCTTATGTTGATAATTATTTCGGAATTACCAAGTACAATTCCAGTGTTAAAACAGAGATTTTAGCAGGTTTAACAACATTCATGACCATGGCCTACATTATCATAGTCAATCCACTCATACTTTCAACTGCAGAGATGGATTACAAGGCAGTTTTTGTAGCAACCTGTTTGTCAGCGGCAACAGCAACTCTGTTCATGGGTTTAATAGCTAAAAAACCATTTGGTATGGCCACGGGTTTGGGATTAAATAGTGTGGTTGCATTTGGTCTTATTTTAACCCTCAACATTCCTTGGCAAATAGCCATGGGCCTGATATTTATAGAGGGATTTCTGGTTTTTATCCTTGTACTCACAAATCTCAGGGAATTGGTCATGCATGCGATACCCCAGAGCCTTAAAATGTCCATAGGTGTGGGTATTGGGATGTTCATATCCTTCATAGGCTTTAAACTGGCCCACATAGTAACTGCGAGTCCTGAAAATCTTATAAAATTTGGCGATGTTACGAACCCAGTTTTTATAATTGCGGCCCTTGGAGTGTCTATCATAATGGTGATGATGGCCCTGAAGATCAAGGGAAGCATACTCTACGGTATCATTATAACTGCTCTCATAGCCGTTGGAGCCTGTGTCGTTGCTGATTATTTTCATGTTGCCTTTAACCTCTTTGGAAATCCTAATTTACCTTCGAGCATTGCTCCACTTGCATCTGGAATGTCTAACCTTCCGCAAACATTTGATGGAACCCTTCTTGAACTGCCCAATGCACAGAGCCTTTCAACCATAGGACATCTGGATATATGGGGTGCCTTGTCACTGAGCTTTGTTCCAATCGTTTTTGCCCTCATGATGGTGGACTTCTTCGATAGCCTTGGAACTGTGATGGCTGTGGGAACACAAGCGGGCCTGGTGGATAAGAAAGGGAAACTACTGGACATTAAAAAGGTACTGGCAGTTGATGCCATGGGTGCCATGATTGGAGGATTCATGGGAAGCAGCTCAAACACAGCCTACGTTGAAAGTTCAGCTGGTGTGAGGGAAGGTGGAAGAACTGGACTCACATCGGTGGTTATAGCATGTTTATTTTTAGTTGGAATGCTCTTTGTTCCACTGGCCTACTACATTCCAGCAGCTGCAACAGCACCGGCACTCATAATAGTGGGCTTTTTCATGATAACCATGATACAAAAGATAGAGTGGGACAACTTTGAAGAAGCACTACCTGCATTTCTCACAATAACAGGCATGACCTTCACATTCAGCATATCCAAAGGCATAGGATTTGGATTTATATCCTACTGCATAATAAAATTAGCACTTGGAAAATGGAGAGAAGTACATCCCCTCATGTGGGTCGTGTCGGTCATATTCCTGATTTACTTCATATTCGTCTCCAACATGATCTAA
- a CDS encoding zinc ribbon domain-containing protein, with protein MRCKNCGVENEDDAEYCRYCSCGLNESSSSDSTRDKMQNQFKKMYYIYFTAITFLIVPFFIPIIYNYFFHTPLNPIVVMLNLILLITGSLFTIYFYILFYKKKDELRGQEPYYSQITNIAILLFLLMITILVNYVTGY; from the coding sequence ATGAGATGTAAAAACTGTGGCGTAGAAAATGAGGATGATGCAGAGTATTGTAGATATTGTAGTTGTGGACTAAATGAGTCATCATCATCGGATTCCACAAGAGATAAGATGCAAAATCAGTTTAAAAAAATGTATTACATATACTTTACTGCAATAACATTTCTGATTGTGCCGTTTTTTATCCCAATCATATACAACTACTTCTTTCATACACCCCTAAATCCTATTGTAGTAATGTTAAATTTAATTCTATTGATTACTGGCTCATTGTTTACAATTTATTTCTACATCCTATTTTATAAAAAGAAAGACGAATTGAGGGGTCAAGAGCCCTACTACTCTCAAATTACAAATATTGCCATTCTACTATTCTTGTTAATGATAACAATACTTGTTAATTATGTTACAGGCTATTAG
- a CDS encoding zinc dependent phospholipase C family protein — MVQIEPAAAWAEPNHYEIVYQVYYTLPDDVHENLSLFEMMEGAGDPDLRFLDFQNHHYPQSQVKADYWLNQGRNYYLNQDYGNASYCFGVASHYISDGLCPPHTGGGHTGYLHTKFELEALCFTPHINMSENQSMDELYNNSTANWMTWLKTGDRSSIQDSLNNAASESYIQIKKSCT, encoded by the coding sequence ATGGTTCAAATTGAACCTGCGGCTGCTTGGGCCGAACCTAATCATTATGAAATTGTCTATCAAGTTTACTACACCCTGCCTGATGATGTTCATGAAAATTTAAGCCTTTTTGAGATGATGGAAGGTGCGGGAGATCCAGATCTTAGATTTTTAGATTTTCAAAATCACCACTATCCCCAGAGTCAAGTTAAAGCAGATTACTGGTTAAACCAGGGCAGAAACTACTATTTAAACCAGGATTATGGTAATGCAAGCTACTGTTTTGGTGTTGCGTCACATTACATCTCAGATGGTTTGTGTCCACCCCACACAGGAGGGGGTCACACTGGATACTTGCACACCAAGTTTGAATTAGAAGCACTCTGTTTCACACCCCACATCAACATGAGCGAAAACCAGTCCATGGATGAACTCTACAACAACAGCACAGCCAACTGGATGACTTGGTTAAAAACAGGGGACAGATCATCTATACAAGATAGTCTAAACAACGCAGCTTCAGAGTCCTACATACAGATTAAAAAGTCCTGCACTTAA
- a CDS encoding AI-2E family transporter produces MNNFKLQSISILLVLLLFFSLLSFGILFQILSLILFGAMIAYIVRHLAGKLHPFVRFETLAIFLAMIILAVPIVLVAYFTIHQLFLVAVDITGALPAPNTNTTMINQTMVSNDVQSAGPINGVAANLLDEIANLVAQSVVWLVGQIISFVASLPALFTDVIVLLFSVFYFAKEGDKFVGFIEDLLPKTPTFSEIYSEVDAILKSIMITNILCAVILGLLSVVLYYILGYPYILLLGILTAFSEFVPVVGPWIVYGALGVVDILTGNPVRGVIVIVVGWLIDTVVDMYIRPKLAGEFTNVHPLIFLVGFLFGALTLGLPGLFIGPLIVGVTYVLFEKYREERLKINQQTK; encoded by the coding sequence ATGAACAATTTTAAACTACAATCTATATCAATACTCTTGGTACTGTTGTTATTTTTCAGTCTGCTTTCATTCGGTATTTTATTCCAAATATTGAGTTTAATTCTGTTTGGGGCCATGATAGCCTATATTGTAAGGCATTTAGCAGGAAAGTTACATCCATTTGTAAGGTTTGAAACGCTGGCAATTTTTCTGGCCATGATTATACTGGCAGTACCCATAGTACTGGTTGCCTACTTCACAATTCACCAGCTATTCCTAGTTGCAGTTGATATTACAGGTGCGTTACCTGCTCCAAATACCAATACAACTATGATTAATCAAACTATGGTAAGCAACGATGTTCAAAGTGCAGGTCCAATAAACGGTGTTGCAGCCAACTTATTGGATGAAATTGCTAACCTGGTTGCCCAGTCTGTTGTGTGGTTGGTTGGTCAAATAATTTCCTTCGTGGCATCACTTCCAGCACTCTTCACAGATGTTATTGTGCTTCTGTTTTCGGTGTTCTACTTTGCCAAGGAAGGGGATAAATTCGTTGGATTCATAGAGGATCTCCTACCAAAAACTCCCACTTTCTCAGAGATCTACAGCGAGGTTGATGCCATCTTGAAATCCATCATGATAACTAACATCCTCTGTGCTGTGATCCTTGGTTTACTATCGGTGGTTCTTTACTATATACTGGGATATCCTTACATTCTTTTATTGGGAATTTTAACGGCATTTTCAGAATTTGTACCTGTGGTTGGGCCCTGGATAGTGTACGGGGCCCTCGGAGTTGTGGACATCCTAACAGGCAATCCAGTCAGGGGAGTCATAGTGATCGTTGTGGGCTGGCTCATTGACACGGTTGTTGACATGTACATAAGACCCAAGCTTGCAGGTGAATTTACCAATGTACACCCCCTAATATTCTTGGTGGGATTTTTATTCGGAGCATTAACATTAGGACTTCCAGGACTGTTCATAGGTCCTTTAATTGTGGGAGTAACCTACGTACTATTTGAGAAGTACAGGGAAGAGAGATTAAAAATCAACCAACAAACAAAATGA
- a CDS encoding HIT family protein: MDCSYCKKLEKYDFGDFIMETTHWIIFLAPQQSNIGTCVVALNRHESDLSGLTREEWLDFGELVREMEETLKKCFDVTLFNWGSLMNASYLKETPDPHVHWHLIPRYDHAVEFEGLVFEDIYFGTMKPRPFRGLPDDVRREIINFIKANHPR; encoded by the coding sequence TTGGATTGTTCATACTGCAAAAAACTTGAGAAGTACGATTTTGGCGATTTCATAATGGAAACTACACACTGGATAATTTTTCTAGCTCCACAGCAGAGCAATATTGGAACATGTGTGGTGGCCTTAAACAGGCACGAATCTGATCTTTCAGGACTCACAAGGGAGGAATGGCTTGATTTTGGAGAGTTAGTCAGAGAAATGGAAGAAACCCTTAAGAAATGTTTTGATGTTACCCTGTTCAACTGGGGATCGCTTATGAATGCATCCTACCTTAAAGAAACACCTGATCCCCATGTTCACTGGCACCTAATTCCAAGGTACGATCATGCAGTGGAATTTGAGGGACTAGTGTTCGAGGATATCTACTTTGGAACCATGAAGCCCAGACCATTTAGAGGTCTGCCAGATGATGTTCGTAGGGAAATAATTAACTTCATCAAAGCCAATCATCCAAGATAA
- a CDS encoding tetratricopeptide repeat protein: MDSSYKWIVYGGLSLLLSLFVYSILLSDQKLSITYIFFLFILGSSTWLIMTGIFLKMKYYNYMIYLILTAIILVVVTTLILNQASSPEYHGSNKYSYIIVMVFILTTIYETYGIIKEMDLYQHVIKSFEKDLITDPMDIKALNNKGAALSKRNFNQEALKCFDKILEIDSKDAVAWHNRGVMLDKLRKHQEAIKCYDKALKLDPKFENAKNTGKIILES, from the coding sequence ATGGATAGTAGCTACAAATGGATAGTGTACGGGGGATTATCTTTATTATTGTCATTATTTGTATATTCTATTTTACTATCTGATCAAAAATTATCAATCACATACATTTTCTTTTTATTTATTTTGGGAAGTAGTACCTGGCTTATTATGACTGGTATCTTCCTGAAAATGAAATATTATAATTATATGATTTATTTAATTTTAACAGCAATAATTCTGGTTGTTGTGACCACATTAATTCTTAATCAAGCTTCTTCGCCAGAATATCATGGAAGCAATAAATATTCATACATTATTGTGATGGTCTTCATTTTAACAACTATCTATGAAACTTATGGGATTATTAAGGAGATGGATCTCTATCAACATGTTATAAAATCCTTTGAAAAAGATCTTATAACAGATCCGATGGATATTAAAGCTTTAAATAATAAAGGTGCTGCTCTTTCAAAACGTAATTTTAATCAGGAAGCACTCAAATGCTTTGATAAAATATTAGAAATTGATTCAAAAGATGCTGTAGCATGGCACAACAGGGGAGTAATGCTTGATAAACTTAGAAAACATCAAGAAGCAATAAAATGTTATGATAAAGCATTAAAATTAGATCCTAAATTTGAAAATGCTAAAAATACTGGAAAAATAATTTTAGAAAGTTAA
- a CDS encoding HXXEE domain-containing protein yields the protein MVGMGLIFFQLLINGVQHTIIFQIKKTGYNPGFLTPWLVLNPFCVITIFYAYYIHALSSLDWLLAIILGVGFIGVLFAKTMSKRK from the coding sequence ATGGTAGGTATGGGATTAATATTCTTCCAATTACTCATAAATGGTGTACAGCACACCATAATATTCCAGATAAAAAAAACAGGATACAATCCAGGGTTTCTAACTCCATGGCTGGTTTTAAATCCATTCTGCGTAATAACTATTTTCTATGCCTACTACATCCATGCCTTAAGCTCTCTAGATTGGTTACTTGCAATAATATTGGGAGTTGGTTTTATAGGAGTATTGTTTGCAAAAACCATGAGTAAACGTAAATAA